The following proteins come from a genomic window of Paracoccus tegillarcae:
- a CDS encoding DUF1403 family protein gives MLDGCHAITLAAFGCRLWRLTDLSPDGHQLEAMCWAARAMADSAEPLVMVPMGQAGRRVWTIGGDAEEFLRAWCGAIAAGCEAGFRVIRQLMEWADRARRKTARIKGSNAGLVIDALVVHQVVSAAALEAEAAISRDTAERLLARLQGLGLVREITGGTRFRLWTAVL, from the coding sequence GTGCTTGACGGCTGCCACGCGATCACGCTGGCAGCGTTCGGATGCCGGCTCTGGCGGCTCACCGATCTGTCGCCGGACGGGCACCAGCTGGAAGCGATGTGCTGGGCGGCACGGGCCATGGCGGACAGCGCGGAGCCGCTGGTGATGGTGCCGATGGGGCAGGCCGGGCGGCGAGTTTGGACGATAGGTGGTGATGCGGAAGAATTTCTGAGGGCGTGGTGCGGGGCCATTGCGGCCGGCTGCGAGGCGGGGTTCCGCGTGATCCGGCAGCTGATGGAGTGGGCAGATCGGGCCAGGCGGAAGACGGCGCGGATCAAGGGCAGCAATGCGGGATTGGTGATCGATGCGCTGGTGGTGCATCAGGTGGTTTCCGCCGCTGCGCTGGAAGCCGAGGCGGCGATCAGCCGCGATACCGCCGAGCGGCTGCTGGCGCGCTTGCAGGGTCTAGGGCTGGTGCGCGAGATCACGGGCGGAACGCGGTTCCGGCTGTGGACGGCGGTGCTGTGA
- a CDS encoding IS6 family transposase, producing the protein MISFKGAQFPKDVILFAVFFYVRYSVSYRDLEEIMAERGVRVDHATLNRWVTKYSPLVAEQARRRKRPSDRSWRMDETYIRVKGEWVYLYRAVDKFGKTLDFMLSKRRNKTAATKFFARALEVNGLPRKIVIDKSGANTAGINAINRMLRRFGCPIPIEMVRIKFLNNMVEQDHRTIKKRIRPMLGFKSFASASAALEGIEVANMIRKGQLTPELCPFAQFAALAA; encoded by the coding sequence ATGATCTCGTTCAAGGGCGCCCAGTTCCCGAAAGATGTGATCCTTTTCGCGGTGTTCTTCTACGTCCGCTATTCGGTGTCGTACCGCGACCTCGAAGAAATAATGGCTGAACGTGGCGTTCGGGTGGATCACGCCACTTTGAACCGCTGGGTCACGAAGTACTCGCCTCTGGTCGCCGAGCAGGCGCGTCGCCGCAAGCGTCCGTCCGACCGATCCTGGCGCATGGACGAAACCTACATCCGGGTGAAAGGCGAGTGGGTCTACCTCTATCGTGCCGTCGACAAGTTTGGCAAAACCCTGGACTTCATGCTCTCGAAGCGACGCAACAAGACCGCAGCGACGAAGTTCTTCGCCAGAGCTCTGGAGGTGAACGGCCTGCCGCGAAAGATCGTCATCGACAAGAGCGGCGCCAACACGGCCGGCATCAACGCCATCAACCGCATGCTGAGACGCTTCGGCTGCCCGATCCCCATCGAGATGGTAAGGATCAAATTCCTCAATAACATGGTCGAGCAGGACCACCGGACCATCAAGAAGCGCATCCGCCCTATGCTTGGTTTCAAATCCTTCGCATCAGCTTCGGCGGCACTCGAAGGTATCGAGGTGGCCAACATGATCCGAAAAGGTCAACTGACACCCGAACTCTGTCCGTTTGCTCAATTCGCAGCGCTCGCCGCGTAG
- a CDS encoding IS5 family transposase (programmed frameshift) — translation MSAGFWLSDRAWAVIEPLLPMNQPGARRVDDRRVISGIIHVLRVGCRWEDCPPDYGPSTTIYNRFNRWSHRGLWGRIFAALASQAELPDELSIDSTAVRAHRSAHGAKGGRKIQAIGRSRGGPTTKIHALTDGCGRAVAFTLSPGNHADITEAPALLDKMPPSARLLADRGYDANSLRSRLAATGTEAVIPSTRSRKIPIPCDPDAYRHRNLIERAFCRLKDWRRIATRYDKLAINFASAVAIAAIIIWWT, via the exons ATGTCGGCAGGATTTTGGCTTTCGGACAGGGCGTGGGCGGTGATTGAGCCGCTTTTGCCCATGAACCAGCCGGGCGCGCGGCGGGTGGACGACCGGCGGGTCATCAGCGGGATCATCCATGTGCTGCGCGTGGGCTGCCGGTGGGAGGATTGCCCACCCGACTACGGCCCCTCGACGACGATTTACAACCGCTTCAACCGATGGAGCCATCGCGGGCTCTGGGGGCGGATCTTTGCTGCCCTCGCGAGTCAGGCCGAACTGCCGGACGAGCTGAGTATCGACAGCACGGCCGTCCGCGCCCACCGTTCTGCCCACGGCGCAAAAGGGGGGCGCA AAATTCAGGCCATCGGGCGCTCGCGTGGCGGCCCAACCACCAAAATCCACGCCCTGACAGATGGGTGCGGGCGGGCTGTCGCCTTCACCCTCAGCCCGGGAAACCACGCCGACATCACCGAAGCCCCTGCGCTTCTGGACAAAATGCCACCCTCGGCCCGCCTTCTCGCTGACAGGGGCTACGACGCGAACAGCCTGCGCAGCCGCCTGGCCGCCACAGGAACCGAGGCCGTCATCCCCTCAACCAGATCGCGGAAGATCCCCATTCCCTGCGATCCCGACGCCTACCGCCACAGGAACCTGATCGAGCGCGCCTTCTGCCGCCTCAAAGACTGGCGACGCATCGCAACCAGATACGACAAACTCGCCATCAACTTCGCTTCTGCCGTCGCAATCGCAGCCATCATCATTTGGTGGACTTGA